A region of the Plectropomus leopardus isolate mb unplaced genomic scaffold, YSFRI_Pleo_2.0 unplaced_scaffold23968, whole genome shotgun sequence genome:
ACATTGCACATCTGCCCATCCTGGAAGAGGATGGAGAGTGACTGAGCTTTTTTGgaggggagtttttccttagtcgatgtgagagtctaaggacagagggatgtcataaataatcattatcattaattgtgatttatgataatgcgcttcataaataaaattgacttaatttGACAGTCAGACGGGTTTGAACCATGATGTAGCTTACTGTAGGGGTTTCCAGGATGCCCGTAGATGTGTTGGTAGAGTCCAGAGTGAGTGGTGCTCCCGTAGTaatcctcctccatctcctcctcggTTGGAGGGTGAGAGGGAGGGGAGTCCGTGGGAAGGCTGGACCCTCCTGGACTGGAGCGGCCACCATTTGCAAGCAGGTAGGACTGCAGCCCCGGAACCAAACCTCCACCTGCGCCCAGGTAACACAGAGCACTACTCCTGGAGGACTGGAGGTCACCAGAAACATCCCCTCTGTGGACAAGAACAACAAGGACAAGTAAGACCAGGAGGAGGCAGGTGATGTCCAGTGTTCACGGGTCTTCTTGTGATAGAAAAATTGTTTATCATACTACAAGAAAAAGTTAGGATAATTACAGAGGCCAGACTCAGGACCAGAGTGAGGGAGAGTTCAGATTATGTTCAGTCAAAACGCAGGGGTATGGCTGAAATAACTTAATATGAGGTGCTGTTCAATCACACCTGGACGCTCTGATCTTATTTTCAGCCCTCAGTTTCAAGATCTCCTTTGCCCCTCTGCACAGAGTCACAGAGGTAGAGGTTTAAATCTTCCACTGCGAAATGGGGACAACCTTTCAAGACCCTGAGGTGTGATCAGGTTGTTACAGTCATAAATGGTTTACCTTTCTATCCCAAAAGAATCAGAGTGCCCTACCCCTCTATCCCAACAAGAACCAGCACACCCTACCCCTCTATCGCAAAAAGAATCAGGATCCCCTACCCCTCTCTCCCTGCAAGAACCAGGACACCCTACTGCTCTATCCCAAAAAGAATCTGGACACCCTTCGGTTCTATCCCAAAAAGAATCAGGACACCCTCTGCTCTATCTCAACAAGAAACAGGACACTCTACTGCTCTGTCCCAACAAGAAACAGGATGCTCTACCCCTCTGTCCCAACAAGAATCAGGTCACCATACCCCTCTGTCCCAATAAGAATCATGAAACCCTACTGCTCTATCCCAACAGGAATCAAGACACCCAACCCCTCTATCCCAAAAAGAATC
Encoded here:
- the LOC121966315 gene encoding nucleus accumbens-associated protein 2-like, which encodes GAKEILKLRAENKIRASRGDVSGDLQSSRSSALCYLGAGGGLVPGLQSYLLANGGRSSPGGSSLPTDSPPSHPPTEEEMEEDYYGSTTHSGLYQHIYGHPGNPYIQEKMEMLSLPLANERRPCVLVGRDNMALPASLISQIGYRCHPSLYTEGDPGEKVELVAGSGVFMTRGQLMNCHLCAGVKHKVLLRRLLATFFD